The Laspinema palackyanum D2c sequence ATGGGGGATAGATTGCCCTAAATTTTTACTGGGGGACTTTGCTTTCGCTTTGTGGGATTCTCGCGAACAACGATTGATCTGCGTGCGAGATCCAATGGGAGTGAAAATATTGCATTATTATCAAACTCCTGAGATTTTTGCTTTTTCAACAGAAGCAAAAGGTATTCTTGCTTTACCTGGTGTTGTTAAGCAGCTTAACGAAAACAAGCTCGCTGACTGGTTAATTGGCAACTTTAATAATCAGTTGAATCCAGAGGCCACCTTCTTTCAAAATATTCATTATGTGCGTCCTGCCCATACATTGGTAATAGAGGCAGAGCGAATTGTAGCTTACGAATACTGGCAACCAAACTCTTGGCAACCATTGCCTTATAAACATGACGAGGAATATCTAGAAGCCTTTAGGGAATTATTTGCCGATGCATTAAAGTGTCGCTTACGAAGTGCCTACCCGATAGGTGTGTTGCTCAGTGGCGGATTAGACTCCTCTGCGATCGCTTGTGTTGCAGCCTCTCAACTGCGCGAGCAAGGCAAAGAATTGATTCCGGTGGCGGGAATACTGCCAGAAAATTACCAGGGAATCGCATCAGATGAACGGGAATTTGTCGAGGCGGTTTGCCAACAGGAAAATCTTCAGCCGCTTTATGTTTCAGCAGCTGGAAAAAGTCCTTATAAGGATTTAGATCGCCATTTTTTCTACGAAGAAAGCCCTATTGTCTGGTTTTATTATTTGCATGATGCGTTGCAAGCAGCCCTCGCCCAACAACAGGTTCGTACTGTTTTTCATGGCATAGGGGCAGAACTCGGCCCATCTTCTCACGGCAAGGGCTATCTGCCCGATCTCTTTAAAAATCTACACTGGCTAACTTTAGGGCAAGAGATTGCCGCCGTCGCACAACTACAAAACCGTAAGTGGTGGCGCGTCTTCGGTGGAGATGTTGTTCTACCGTTGTTCTCGATTCAAAGAAAACCTTATCTTTTAAATCAAATTAGCCCGATTAATCCCGATTTCGCTCGTGAGTTGGGGTTAGGAAACCAACTGCGTCGTGGAACCTATCTCCAGGATTCATTCCCAGTTTCTATGTTAGAGCGCGAGATTTATGCAATTAAGGCAGTTCAAGGTGCAACATCCGAAATTTGGTATCACCATCACTTAACCTGGGCTTTGCCGTATTATGATATTCGTCTGCTTGCTTTTTGTTTAGCGGTGCCTGCCCATCTCAAGTTTAAAAACGGTTGGAACCGGAACTTAATTCGGCTCGGTATGGAGGGCATTTTACCCAAAAAAGTACAATGGCGACCCGATAAGGTAGCATTCTCTCCCGATTATCACTCACGTTTGTGGAAGTTTGGACAAGAAGGAATTCTCCTGCTAGACGAAATCGAGCGTGATTCGCTAGCTTATCATTACTTAGACATTCCAAAGATTCGCCAGATGCTTTATGAATATACCCAATCTCCAGATCCAACTTATCAGAAGCCCATTCTTAAGCCTCTAACTTTGCAGTTATTTATACACGGAGGCGTGATTGCCAGCCAGTTCTTAAATTGGTTTGAGAAGTTGACTCCTTCCGTAGATTTATAAGCCCCTCGCCACGAAACCAATCATCAATTCATATATTTATATCTTCGTCCACTCGGTTTGCCAATTCGTCTAGCAAAAACAGATGCTGTGGGCGAACGATGCGCGTGATTCGGGTTGTCTTAGCCACGAGTGTCGTTATTTGAAAGTGTAACAAATGTAAATTTAAACCGCGCAGCCATTCCTTACGATAATAATGCTGGTACAACGATGTAAACCTGTGCATATCCTCGACAGCCTCAAGTTGGATATCTTGCCCCTGATGGGATTCAAGCACGTAGATAGCATAAAGCGGCACGGATTGGCGACAAAAGCAATCTACTCTTTGAATATATTTGTCTAGGTTGGGACGCACGCGCGGCAGATCTGAGAAAGAATAGTTAAGTTTAGCGACTGCCTCAGCCCACAGTCGGGTGCT is a genomic window containing:
- a CDS encoding asparagine synthase-related protein; amino-acid sequence: MSALVGFFHRNGAPAQPHGLDWMMRAVAHRGVDSSGTWCEGSVAFGHQMMWITPESQEEKLPLVNQRGDLVITADARIDNRQELCVRLNISPAEAKHLPDSAFILAAYEKWGIDCPKFLLGDFAFALWDSREQRLICVRDPMGVKILHYYQTPEIFAFSTEAKGILALPGVVKQLNENKLADWLIGNFNNQLNPEATFFQNIHYVRPAHTLVIEAERIVAYEYWQPNSWQPLPYKHDEEYLEAFRELFADALKCRLRSAYPIGVLLSGGLDSSAIACVAASQLREQGKELIPVAGILPENYQGIASDEREFVEAVCQQENLQPLYVSAAGKSPYKDLDRHFFYEESPIVWFYYLHDALQAALAQQQVRTVFHGIGAELGPSSHGKGYLPDLFKNLHWLTLGQEIAAVAQLQNRKWWRVFGGDVVLPLFSIQRKPYLLNQISPINPDFARELGLGNQLRRGTYLQDSFPVSMLEREIYAIKAVQGATSEIWYHHHLTWALPYYDIRLLAFCLAVPAHLKFKNGWNRNLIRLGMEGILPKKVQWRPDKVAFSPDYHSRLWKFGQEGILLLDEIERDSLAYHYLDIPKIRQMLYEYTQSPDPTYQKPILKPLTLQLFIHGGVIASQFLNWFEKLTPSVDL